A region of Nostoc sp. 'Peltigera membranacea cyanobiont' N6 DNA encodes the following proteins:
- a CDS encoding transaldolase: protein MSKNLLEQLREVTVVVADTGDIQAIEKFKPRDATTNPSLITAAAQMPEYQGIVDQTLLQAKKDAGAGATQAQIVSLAFDRLAVAFGLKILQIIPGRVSTEVDARLSYDTEATLTKARELIAQYKAAGIGRDRVLIKIATTWEGIRAAEILEKEGIHCNLTLLFGLHQAIACAEAGVTLISPFVGRILDWYKKDTGRDSYPATEDPGVLSVTQIYNYYKKFGYKTEVMGASFRNLGEITELAGSDLLTISPSLLAELQSTVGELPRKLDPAKVANLSIEKISIDKASYEKMHASDRMATDKLDEGIKGFTKALEDLEKLLADRLVRLEGEVVASH, encoded by the coding sequence ATGTCTAAGAATTTACTAGAACAATTGCGAGAAGTGACTGTTGTAGTGGCGGATACGGGGGATATCCAGGCAATTGAAAAGTTCAAACCCCGAGATGCCACCACCAATCCTTCTCTGATTACTGCTGCGGCACAAATGCCAGAATATCAGGGAATTGTCGATCAAACTTTACTGCAAGCGAAGAAAGATGCTGGAGCCGGAGCCACTCAAGCACAGATAGTTTCTCTAGCTTTTGACCGTTTAGCAGTTGCTTTTGGATTAAAGATTTTACAAATTATTCCCGGTCGCGTGTCTACAGAAGTAGATGCTCGCTTGTCTTACGATACCGAAGCTACTCTGACTAAGGCACGGGAATTAATTGCCCAGTATAAAGCTGCTGGAATTGGTCGCGATCGCGTCTTAATTAAAATTGCCACCACCTGGGAAGGCATTCGCGCTGCGGAAATTCTCGAAAAAGAAGGCATTCACTGTAACCTTACCTTGTTGTTTGGTCTTCACCAAGCGATCGCCTGTGCAGAAGCCGGCGTTACCCTAATTTCTCCCTTTGTCGGTCGGATTCTCGACTGGTACAAAAAGGATACCGGACGCGATAGCTACCCAGCAACCGAAGATCCAGGAGTTTTGTCAGTAACCCAAATCTACAACTACTACAAGAAATTCGGCTATAAAACCGAAGTTATGGGAGCTAGCTTCCGTAATCTTGGTGAAATTACTGAACTTGCAGGTAGTGATTTGCTGACTATTTCTCCATCACTTTTGGCTGAATTGCAGTCAACTGTGGGAGAACTGCCACGTAAACTCGACCCCGCCAAGGTAGCAAACTTGTCAATCGAAAAGATATCCATTGACAAAGCTAGCTATGAAAAAATGCACGCTAGCGATCGTATGGCAACTGACAAACTAGACGAGGGCATCAAAGGTTTCACCAAGGCATTAGAAGACCTTGAAAAACTTTTGGCAGATCGACTAGTTCGCCTTGAAGGAGAGGTAGTAGCAAGTCATTAG
- the lnt gene encoding apolipoprotein N-acyltransferase, whose product MHKKQSKKQGEQGKRGERFISLLPWLIALASGVLMGLTVAPVNAWFLAWIALVPLWVLVVTSAKGKNQYPPAFLWGIGFHAVALFWITGIHPMTWLGVPWLPSLAITLFCWGFISVLGGIFLSIWAAVMVRLGEQKPWLRVLIGTAVWCGLESLWSAGPLWWSSLAYTQSPHNLVIVHLGQLSGPNTVTAAIVAVNGLIAEGWMNRTEAERISSASRQLLQRGEPPQRTGFSAPWRFVNKYWVIATGLLITLHLIGFILYNRPIAQRPEAALKVGIVQGNIPNRLLRSSEGFRRAQENYTTGYLTLADQGVDAVLTPEGALPIFQSNLMQTALVAAVKEKGVVAWIGAFGERGDSYTISLFTFNSKAEIVSRYDKSKLVPLGEYIPFEGILGGLVQRLSPLEAHQVPGSANQVFDTPFGRAIASICYESAFPEQFRRQAAAGGQFILSSSNDAHYTASMPFQHHAQDIMRAIETDRWSARATNTGYSAFVDPHGRTLWMSGYNTYETHAETIYRRQTQTLYVRWGDWLTPLLLISSGGAWLIIRGIKKSSNFGNP is encoded by the coding sequence ATGCACAAGAAGCAGAGTAAGAAGCAGGGGGAGCAGGGGAAGCGGGGGGAGAGATTTATCTCTTTGCTCCCTTGGTTAATTGCCTTAGCTAGCGGCGTTTTAATGGGGCTAACTGTAGCCCCAGTAAATGCATGGTTTTTGGCTTGGATTGCCCTAGTTCCCTTATGGGTGCTAGTTGTCACTTCAGCAAAAGGTAAAAACCAATACCCCCCGGCTTTCCTCTGGGGTATTGGTTTTCATGCTGTCGCCCTATTCTGGATTACTGGAATTCACCCGATGACATGGTTGGGAGTTCCCTGGTTGCCGAGTTTGGCAATCACTCTTTTTTGTTGGGGATTTATCAGTGTCTTGGGAGGGATATTTCTTAGTATTTGGGCGGCTGTAATGGTTCGCCTGGGGGAACAAAAACCTTGGTTGCGTGTACTTATTGGTACAGCCGTTTGGTGTGGATTAGAGAGTCTGTGGAGTGCGGGGCCTCTGTGGTGGAGTTCTTTGGCTTACACACAAAGTCCGCACAATCTCGTAATTGTTCATTTGGGTCAACTATCGGGGCCTAATACTGTGACAGCGGCAATAGTTGCTGTGAATGGGTTAATTGCGGAAGGATGGATGAACCGCACAGAGGCAGAGAGAATTTCTTCTGCGTCGCGCCAGTTGCTACAACGGGGGGAACCCCCGCAACGCACTGGCTTCTCTGCGCCTTGGCGGTTTGTTAATAAATACTGGGTAATCGCCACGGGACTATTAATTACCTTACACCTCATTGGTTTTATCTTATATAACCGTCCCATTGCCCAACGTCCAGAAGCGGCTTTAAAAGTGGGGATTGTTCAGGGTAATATTCCAAACCGACTTTTACGAAGTTCCGAAGGGTTTCGTCGCGCCCAAGAAAATTACACCACTGGGTATCTAACTTTAGCAGACCAAGGTGTAGATGCAGTTCTCACGCCAGAAGGAGCCTTACCTATTTTTCAGAGCAACTTGATGCAAACTGCCTTAGTTGCAGCAGTGAAGGAAAAAGGTGTGGTTGCTTGGATTGGCGCTTTCGGCGAACGGGGAGACAGTTATACAATTAGCTTGTTTACTTTCAACAGTAAAGCTGAAATTGTCAGCCGCTACGATAAGTCCAAACTAGTACCCTTGGGAGAATATATTCCCTTTGAAGGAATTTTAGGCGGACTAGTTCAACGGTTGTCGCCTTTGGAGGCACACCAAGTTCCCGGTTCAGCAAATCAGGTATTTGACACTCCTTTTGGTCGTGCGATCGCTAGTATATGTTATGAATCTGCTTTTCCTGAACAATTTCGTCGCCAAGCTGCGGCGGGTGGGCAATTTATCCTCAGTTCTTCTAATGATGCCCATTACACTGCATCGATGCCATTTCAGCACCATGCACAGGATATCATGCGGGCAATTGAAACCGATCGATGGTCAGCACGGGCAACGAATACCGGATATTCAGCCTTTGTAGATCCTCACGGCAGAACTTTGTGGATGTCTGGATATAATACTTACGAAACTCATGCTGAAACAATTTATCGGCGACAAACACAAACTTTATATGTGCGTTGGGGTGATTGGTTAACACCCTTGTTGTTGATTTCTTCTGGAGGAGCTTGGCTGATAATTCGTGGTATAAAAAAATCTAGCAATTTTGGAAATCCTTAG
- the gyrA gene encoding DNA topoisomerase (ATP-hydrolyzing) subunit A — translation MTTSQERIIPIDLRTEMSQSYLEYAMSVIVGRALPDARDGLKPVHRRILYAMHELGLLHDRPFKKCARVVGEVLGKYHPHGDTAVYDALVRMAQDFSMRSPLVNGHGNFGSVDNDPPAAMRYTECRLQALTSAGLLHDIEYETVDFADNFDGSQQEPTVLPARIPQLLLNGSSGIAVGMATNIPPHNLGELIDALVAVIHNPELTDLDLMQYVHGPDFPTGAQILGTSAIREAYTTGRGSITMRGVANIETVEQRGRPDREAIIITELPYQTNKAALIEKIAEMVNEKRLEGIADIRDESDRDGMRVVIELKRDAYPRVVLNNLYKQTPLQANFGANMLALVNSEPQVLTLKQFLTVFLDFRIESIARRTRYELRKAEERDHLLQGLLIALAQLDPIIVLIRHAPDAPTAKGELITTYGLSEVQADAILQMQLRRLTALEADKIRLEHEELQVKITDLQDILARRERVLEIIETEVAQLKTNFATPRRTVILPGEGELDDRDLIANEKAIILVTEQGYIKRMPVNTFEAQSRATRGKAAAKVKDDDTIEHFLTCCDHDSILFFSERGVVYCLRAYQIPASSRTSRGTPIVQMLPIPKEEKITSIVPVDEFSSEEYLVMLTKGGNIKKTELAAFSHIRANGLIAISLEEGDQLRWVRRARVEDSVIIGSRNGMAINFRCNHEQLRPLSRATRGVKAMKLKNKDELVGMDILPAAILETLDIVTEAETEDIEAIETIETIETEDIEVIETTEEGAEVPSSGVVGPWVLVITMGGYGKRVPVAQFRLQNRAGQGLMATKFKNRKTKDKLATLRIVNNDDDEIMMVTNRGIIIRQAVNAISIQSRSATGVRVQRLDEDDAITGVAIVPPDAVDAQEAE, via the coding sequence ATGACAACCTCACAGGAGAGGATTATCCCGATAGACTTGCGAACCGAAATGTCGCAGTCTTATCTGGAATACGCCATGAGCGTGATAGTGGGTCGGGCGTTGCCAGATGCCAGGGATGGTCTAAAACCTGTGCATCGTCGCATTCTCTACGCAATGCACGAGCTAGGTCTACTCCACGATCGCCCTTTTAAGAAATGTGCCCGTGTAGTGGGGGAAGTGTTGGGTAAATATCACCCCCACGGCGACACGGCAGTATATGATGCCTTGGTGCGGATGGCGCAGGATTTTTCGATGCGATCGCCCCTAGTTAACGGACATGGTAACTTCGGTTCGGTAGACAACGATCCGCCAGCCGCCATGCGGTACACAGAATGCCGCTTACAAGCTTTAACTAGCGCTGGGTTACTCCACGACATCGAGTATGAAACTGTAGATTTTGCCGATAACTTCGACGGTTCGCAGCAAGAACCCACAGTATTACCGGCGCGGATTCCCCAATTGTTGCTCAACGGTTCCTCTGGGATTGCCGTGGGGATGGCAACCAACATTCCGCCGCACAATTTGGGCGAATTGATTGATGCTTTGGTGGCTGTAATCCACAATCCCGAACTCACGGATCTCGATTTAATGCAGTATGTCCACGGCCCAGACTTTCCGACTGGGGCGCAAATTTTAGGAACATCTGCCATTCGAGAAGCTTACACTACCGGGCGTGGTTCCATTACCATGCGTGGTGTTGCTAACATTGAAACCGTTGAACAACGGGGACGGCCAGATAGAGAAGCAATTATCATCACCGAATTGCCCTATCAAACCAATAAAGCGGCGCTGATTGAAAAAATCGCCGAAATGGTGAACGAAAAGCGACTAGAGGGCATTGCAGACATCCGAGATGAAAGCGATCGCGACGGGATGCGAGTTGTCATCGAACTTAAGCGTGATGCTTATCCCCGCGTCGTTCTCAACAACCTCTACAAGCAAACGCCACTACAAGCTAACTTTGGCGCGAATATGCTGGCGTTGGTGAATAGCGAACCTCAAGTACTCACCCTCAAGCAATTCTTAACCGTCTTCTTAGATTTCCGCATCGAATCTATTGCTAGACGCACCCGTTACGAACTGCGGAAAGCTGAAGAACGCGATCATCTCCTGCAAGGGTTATTGATTGCCCTAGCCCAGTTAGATCCAATTATCGTCTTGATTCGCCATGCACCCGATGCACCCACAGCCAAAGGTGAGTTAATCACAACTTACGGACTCTCGGAAGTGCAAGCAGATGCTATTTTGCAGATGCAATTGCGGCGTTTGACTGCCTTAGAAGCAGACAAAATTCGTTTAGAACACGAAGAATTACAAGTAAAAATTACTGACTTGCAAGATATTTTGGCACGCCGGGAGAGAGTGCTAGAAATTATTGAAACCGAAGTCGCGCAATTAAAAACTAACTTTGCCACACCCCGCCGCACGGTGATTTTACCAGGGGAAGGGGAATTAGACGATCGCGACCTCATTGCCAATGAAAAAGCAATAATTCTGGTTACAGAACAAGGTTACATCAAACGGATGCCGGTTAATACCTTTGAAGCGCAAAGCCGTGCTACCAGAGGTAAAGCCGCAGCCAAGGTAAAAGATGATGATACCATTGAGCATTTTTTAACTTGCTGCGATCACGATAGTATTTTATTTTTTAGCGAGCGTGGTGTTGTTTATTGCCTGAGAGCATATCAAATTCCAGCGAGTTCGCGTACCAGTCGCGGGACACCAATTGTCCAAATGTTACCGATTCCCAAAGAGGAAAAAATTACCTCAATTGTACCTGTTGACGAGTTTAGCAGCGAAGAATATCTGGTCATGCTCACCAAGGGCGGCAATATCAAGAAAACCGAATTGGCAGCATTCAGTCATATTCGCGCCAATGGCTTGATTGCTATTTCCTTAGAAGAAGGCGACCAACTGCGCTGGGTGCGACGTGCCAGAGTCGAGGATAGCGTAATCATTGGTTCTCGTAACGGGATGGCGATTAACTTCCGGTGCAACCACGAACAACTGCGTCCTTTAAGTAGGGCAACTCGTGGGGTGAAAGCCATGAAACTCAAAAATAAAGATGAACTGGTGGGTATGGATATTCTACCCGCAGCAATTCTGGAAACTTTGGATATAGTTACAGAAGCCGAAACAGAAGATATCGAAGCAATCGAGACAATCGAAACAATCGAAACTGAAGATATCGAAGTTATCGAAACTACCGAAGAGGGCGCAGAAGTGCCTAGCAGTGGCGTAGTCGGCCCTTGGGTGTTGGTAATTACAATGGGCGGATATGGTAAGCGCGTCCCTGTTGCCCAATTCCGCCTGCAAAATCGTGCTGGTCAGGGTTTAATGGCAACGAAGTTCAAAAACCGCAAAACCAAAGACAAATTGGCAACCCTACGCATTGTCAACAATGATGATGATGAAATCATGATGGTGACAAATCGCGGTATTATCATCCGTCAAGCCGTAAATGCAATTTCTATCCAATCGCGATCGGCAACTGGAGTCAGAGTGCAGCGTTTAGACGAAGATGACGCTATTACCGGAGTAGCAATAGTTCCACCTGATGCTGTCGATGCACAAGAAGCAGAGTAA
- the trmB gene encoding tRNA (guanosine(46)-N7)-methyltransferase TrmB, with protein sequence MAAVRVRQHVNPLAKKYQTAASPLEWEKIYAKPNQPLHLDIGCAKGQFLLNMAKIEPNWNYLGLEIREPLVVEANKLRFELGFTNLHYLFCNVNNSLDSLLSSLPPGSLQRVTIQFPDPWFKTRHAKRRVVQPEFVAELASYLAVGGVVFVQSDMEFIAVEMRDRFAANPAYQKVGTEEWLAENPLPVPTEREIGTQKKGEPVYRALFIRR encoded by the coding sequence TTGGCAGCAGTCCGAGTCCGCCAGCATGTCAATCCACTTGCTAAAAAGTATCAAACAGCAGCAAGTCCCCTTGAATGGGAAAAAATTTATGCAAAGCCAAATCAACCACTACATTTAGATATTGGCTGCGCGAAAGGACAGTTTTTGTTAAATATGGCCAAAATAGAACCTAATTGGAATTATCTAGGTTTAGAAATTCGTGAACCTCTGGTGGTGGAAGCGAATAAGTTACGTTTTGAGTTGGGTTTCACAAACCTGCATTACTTATTTTGCAATGTGAATAATTCACTGGACTCACTTTTATCTTCCCTCCCTCCAGGAAGTTTACAGCGCGTTACAATTCAATTCCCCGATCCTTGGTTTAAAACCCGCCATGCTAAACGTCGTGTAGTGCAACCAGAATTTGTGGCAGAATTAGCTAGTTATCTGGCGGTTGGTGGGGTTGTGTTTGTGCAATCAGATATGGAATTTATCGCGGTGGAAATGCGCGATCGCTTCGCTGCTAACCCAGCTTATCAGAAAGTTGGTACAGAAGAATGGTTAGCAGAAAATCCGCTACCAGTCCCCACAGAACGGGAAATAGGTACGCAAAAAAAGGGTGAACCTGTTTATCGGGCTTTGTTTATCAGGCGATAA
- a CDS encoding dolichyl-phosphate-mannose--protein mannosyltransferase, which produces MLGIFILSLALRFWGLERFNTLVFDEVYFAKFGNNYLTHTPFFNAHPPLSQYTIGIGIWIGSHIPFWHDTVNGLTGSMRSPWTYRWLNALTGSFIPVVVAAIAYQLSYRRSFALLAGLFTACDGIFLVESRYALSNIYIVIFGLLGHWFLLLALDNQNRRRSFWLVFAGIAFGASVGTKWNGLWFLSGAYLIWIVAWVIQGIHSFPNPKLFFTSPLFNQAGGRRQDSAALASLGTSTGEGAQEVEGRRQETGISTCSSPSTPSLSSQTPLQNLTQLNIFQMLFYLGIIPASIYSIIWIPHLQLDKTYGFIEVHRQILKFHLQLGGNSPNVHPYCAAWYKWPLMTRPMAYYYQTAESITEPLPVMGPPLPAGAGKVIYDVHAMGNPFLWWFGVAAMLFLAGMLVAQIVMPWVKEKRFSVPAPLSVDSWIALYLVVNYAANLAPWVEVTRCVFIYHYMCAVVFVFLAIAWFVDQCLRSYYQQLRVLGVTITFIILAAFIFWMPIYLGLPLSPDGYKMRMWFNSWI; this is translated from the coding sequence ATGTTGGGTATATTTATCCTCTCACTCGCCTTAAGGTTTTGGGGACTGGAACGATTCAATACCCTGGTATTTGATGAAGTTTACTTTGCCAAATTTGGTAATAATTATCTCACCCATACGCCATTTTTTAATGCTCATCCGCCGCTAAGTCAGTATACGATCGGCATCGGCATTTGGATTGGCAGTCACATTCCTTTTTGGCACGATACAGTAAATGGGTTGACGGGTTCAATGCGATCGCCTTGGACTTATCGGTGGTTAAATGCTCTTACAGGCTCATTTATTCCTGTAGTTGTGGCTGCGATCGCTTATCAGTTGAGTTATCGTCGTAGCTTTGCTCTGCTTGCAGGTTTGTTCACAGCTTGTGATGGCATCTTTCTGGTTGAGTCTCGCTATGCTTTAAGTAATATTTATATCGTCATCTTTGGTTTGTTAGGGCACTGGTTTTTATTATTGGCATTAGATAACCAAAATCGACGACGTTCATTTTGGTTAGTTTTTGCTGGCATTGCTTTTGGTGCTTCAGTTGGTACTAAGTGGAACGGTTTATGGTTCCTATCAGGTGCTTATCTTATTTGGATAGTAGCTTGGGTAATTCAGGGAATACATTCTTTTCCTAACCCCAAACTCTTTTTTACATCCCCTTTATTTAATCAGGCAGGAGGCAGGAGGCAGGATAGCGCAGCGTTAGCGAGTCTGGGAACCTCTACAGGGGAGGGGGCACAAGAAGTAGAAGGCAGGAGGCAGGAGACAGGAATTAGTACTTGTTCTTCTCCCTCTACACCATCTCTGTCATCTCAGACACCACTACAAAATTTGACTCAGCTAAATATTTTCCAGATGTTATTTTATCTAGGAATTATCCCAGCTTCTATCTACAGCATCATCTGGATTCCCCACCTTCAGCTAGATAAAACTTATGGATTTATAGAAGTACATCGGCAAATTTTGAAATTTCACTTACAACTCGGTGGTAATAGTCCGAACGTGCATCCTTATTGTGCTGCCTGGTACAAATGGCCTTTGATGACTCGACCAATGGCATATTATTATCAAACAGCTGAAAGTATCACCGAACCATTACCTGTAATGGGGCCACCTTTGCCTGCTGGTGCTGGAAAAGTTATTTATGATGTCCATGCAATGGGTAATCCATTTTTGTGGTGGTTTGGTGTTGCTGCCATGTTATTTTTAGCAGGAATGTTAGTTGCACAAATCGTAATGCCTTGGGTGAAGGAAAAGCGTTTTTCTGTGCCTGCACCCCTTAGTGTTGATAGTTGGATTGCCTTGTATTTAGTTGTAAATTATGCTGCTAACTTAGCACCTTGGGTAGAAGTGACGAGGTGCGTTTTCATCTACCATTATATGTGTGCAGTAGTATTTGTATTTTTAGCGATCGCTTGGTTTGTCGATCAGTGTCTTCGCAGTTATTATCAACAACTCCGGGTTTTAGGTGTCACCATTACTTTTATCATTCTGGCTGCTTTTATTTTCTGGATGCCTATTTATTTGGGTTTACCCCTTTCCCCCGACGGTTATAAAATGCGAATGTGGTTTAACTCTTGGATTTGA
- a CDS encoding XisI protein — protein sequence MDTLEQYRQIICTILTEHTKIPYSYGHIQHETIFDKEQDRYLVMILGREPVPELSVTATRRVHGCLIHIDIIDGKIWIQRDGTEDGLATEFVKAGISKDRIVLGFRSEELREDSEFAIA from the coding sequence ATGGATACTCTGGAACAATACAGACAGATAATTTGCACCATTCTTACTGAACACACGAAAATTCCTTACTCTTACGGTCATATTCAGCATGAAACTATTTTTGATAAAGAACAGGATCGATATTTGGTGATGATTCTTGGTCGAGAACCAGTGCCTGAACTTTCTGTAACTGCAACACGCCGCGTTCATGGCTGTCTGATTCACATTGATATTATTGATGGCAAAATTTGGATTCAACGTGATGGCACTGAAGATGGACTAGCAACGGAATTCGTGAAGGCAGGGATATCAAAGGATCGGATTGTGTTGGGATTCCGGTCTGAAGAACTGCGGGAAGATTCAGAATTTGCGATCGCATAA
- a CDS encoding type II toxin-antitoxin system VapC family toxin — translation MYLLDTNICIALLNENLQAVTKFNRFFSQCYLSIIVVSELYKGVYCSRQVAENLEILAQFIELLPVEEFEIEAAIEFGKIQSELRMIGKPTGEFDALIAAVARSRDDILVTNNIKDFENIPNLKLDNWLET, via the coding sequence ATGTATCTACTAGATACCAACATTTGCATTGCACTGCTAAATGAAAATCTCCAAGCTGTTACTAAATTCAATCGATTTTTCAGCCAATGCTATCTGTCCATCATTGTAGTTTCAGAGCTATACAAAGGTGTTTATTGTTCTCGACAAGTAGCCGAGAATCTAGAGATATTAGCACAGTTTATAGAACTACTACCAGTGGAAGAATTTGAAATAGAAGCAGCTATTGAATTTGGCAAGATTCAAAGTGAACTCCGAATGATTGGGAAACCTACTGGAGAATTTGATGCCTTAATTGCTGCTGTGGCTCGTTCTCGTGACGATATTCTGGTTACTAATAATATCAAAGATTTTGAAAATATTCCCAACTTAAAATTAGATAACTGGTTAGAAACTTGA